The following proteins come from a genomic window of Montipora foliosa isolate CH-2021 chromosome 2, ASM3666993v2, whole genome shotgun sequence:
- the LOC137993589 gene encoding uncharacterized protein isoform X2, with amino-acid sequence MLSLFVLALLHVQLAWTQRCHRLFGPSGGTACLELNGQYQWVTCAKDSYVERQSGHKLTCSNFQTYLYCWYQCMSEVSDQSYGDVKRSCKCTPGEKIWRPLPGDCYRPYGWDCDWYRNCLRRKYSCDNASTAYAISYAERFCATTSSTLYNYRRALLSADGWSWVSAVRNCLQLKLAPLVRPWITLSCSEIRQISLATHIPCYMKPDRNVPSLCDLNCTDYLKVFWSIKGSVIKMGTAWQAWESINRLWNIETICADEYSPIRQCLKDQEAVGGVMKFTKILVQKPASMQLHLSPQDAGRWFADEVGSSIANVLKWNTIVMDWMAYTNSYDPARNDTEITMVLADKKALGIVNTTISASAHLTSTILEFASAVEEGKLALQAGGYKVLVKSMVLCSDKACIQTQASTQAATTRPNDAARIFYVKFGLLGVLVFSFLFQYSFS; translated from the coding sequence ATGCTGTCACTATTTGTCCTAGCATTGTTGCACGTGCAACTCGCTTGGACCCAGAGATGCCACAGACTTTTTGGACCTTCTGGGGGAACCGCTTGCTTGGAGTTGAACGGCCAGTACCAGTGGGTGACCTGCGCCAAAGACAGCTACGTAGAAAGACAAAGTGGCCATAAACTCACTTGCAGCAATTTTCAAACTTATTTGTATTGCTGGTATCAGTGTATGAGTGAAGTGTCTGATCAAAGCTATGGCGACGTGAAAAGGAGCTGCAAATGTACACCTGGAGAAAAAATATGGAGACCTCTACCAGGGGACTGCTACCGCCCATATGGTTGGGATTGTGACTGGTACCGTAACTGCTTGAGAAGGAAATATTCCTGTGATAATGCCAGTACTGCTTACGCAATCAGTTATGCTGAGAGGTTTTGTGCAACCACGTCGTCTACGTTGTATAACTATCGAAGAGCCTTATTGAGCGCCGATGGGTGGTCATGGGTGTCTGCTGTCCGAAATTGTCTTCAGTTGAAACTGGCGCCTCTGGTACGTCCATGGATAACACTGTCGTGTTCCGAGATACGTCAAATATCGCTAGCTACTCACATTCCCTGCTACATGAAGCCCGACCGAAATGTGCCGTCACTTTGTGACCTTAACTGCACGGACTATCTCAAGGTTTTCTGGTCCATCAAGGGGTCAGTTATCAAGATGGGCACGGCATGGCAGGCATGGGAATCCATAAATCGCCTATGGAACATAGAGACGATATGTGCCGATGAATACAGTCCGATTAGGCAGTGCCTAAAGGATCAGGAAGCTGTTGGAGGAGTAATGAAATTCACGAAAATCTTAGTCCAAAAACCAGCGAGCATGCAACTTCACCTTTCACCGCAGGATGCCGGACGTTGGTTCGCTGATGAAGTCGGTTCATCCATTGCAAACGTCTTAAAGTGGAACACAATTGTGATGGATTGGATGGCTTACACTAACAGTTATGACCCCGCTCGTAATGACACAGAAATTACCATGGTGTTGGCTGACAAGAAAGCTCTCGGTATCGTCAACACAACTATCTCGGCATCCGCTCACTTAACCTCCACCATTCTCGAGTTTGCTTCAGCTGTAGAAGAAGGCAAGCTGGCCTTGCAGGCAGGTGGATACAAAGTCCTGGTGAAATCTATGGTGTTGTGTTCTGATAAAGCCTGTATTCAAACCCAGGCGTCCACACAAGCAGCTACCACACGGCCAAATGATGCTGCTAGAATATTCTATGTAAAGTTCGGGCTGCTTGGAGTACTTGTTTTCTCCTTCCTGTTCCAATATAGTTTTTCGTGA
- the LOC137993589 gene encoding uncharacterized protein isoform X1, translated as MSAPSTSVLLFHDKLKMLSLFVLALLHVQLAWTQRCHRLFGPSGGTACLELNGQYQWVTCAKDSYVERQSGHKLTCSNFQTYLYCWYQCMSEVSDQSYGDVKRSCKCTPGEKIWRPLPGDCYRPYGWDCDWYRNCLRRKYSCDNASTAYAISYAERFCATTSSTLYNYRRALLSADGWSWVSAVRNCLQLKLAPLVRPWITLSCSEIRQISLATHIPCYMKPDRNVPSLCDLNCTDYLKVFWSIKGSVIKMGTAWQAWESINRLWNIETICADEYSPIRQCLKDQEAVGGVMKFTKILVQKPASMQLHLSPQDAGRWFADEVGSSIANVLKWNTIVMDWMAYTNSYDPARNDTEITMVLADKKALGIVNTTISASAHLTSTILEFASAVEEGKLALQAGGYKVLVKSMVLCSDKACIQTQASTQAATTRPNDAARIFYVKFGLLGVLVFSFLFQYSFS; from the exons atgagcgcaccgtcgacctcag TCTTGCTTTTCCACGACAAGCTTAAGATGCTGTCACTATTTGTCCTAGCATTGTTGCACGTGCAACTCGCTTGGACCCAGAGATGCCACAGACTTTTTGGACCTTCTGGGGGAACCGCTTGCTTGGAGTTGAACGGCCAGTACCAGTGGGTGACCTGCGCCAAAGACAGCTACGTAGAAAGACAAAGTGGCCATAAACTCACTTGCAGCAATTTTCAAACTTATTTGTATTGCTGGTATCAGTGTATGAGTGAAGTGTCTGATCAAAGCTATGGCGACGTGAAAAGGAGCTGCAAATGTACACCTGGAGAAAAAATATGGAGACCTCTACCAGGGGACTGCTACCGCCCATATGGTTGGGATTGTGACTGGTACCGTAACTGCTTGAGAAGGAAATATTCCTGTGATAATGCCAGTACTGCTTACGCAATCAGTTATGCTGAGAGGTTTTGTGCAACCACGTCGTCTACGTTGTATAACTATCGAAGAGCCTTATTGAGCGCCGATGGGTGGTCATGGGTGTCTGCTGTCCGAAATTGTCTTCAGTTGAAACTGGCGCCTCTGGTACGTCCATGGATAACACTGTCGTGTTCCGAGATACGTCAAATATCGCTAGCTACTCACATTCCCTGCTACATGAAGCCCGACCGAAATGTGCCGTCACTTTGTGACCTTAACTGCACGGACTATCTCAAGGTTTTCTGGTCCATCAAGGGGTCAGTTATCAAGATGGGCACGGCATGGCAGGCATGGGAATCCATAAATCGCCTATGGAACATAGAGACGATATGTGCCGATGAATACAGTCCGATTAGGCAGTGCCTAAAGGATCAGGAAGCTGTTGGAGGAGTAATGAAATTCACGAAAATCTTAGTCCAAAAACCAGCGAGCATGCAACTTCACCTTTCACCGCAGGATGCCGGACGTTGGTTCGCTGATGAAGTCGGTTCATCCATTGCAAACGTCTTAAAGTGGAACACAATTGTGATGGATTGGATGGCTTACACTAACAGTTATGACCCCGCTCGTAATGACACAGAAATTACCATGGTGTTGGCTGACAAGAAAGCTCTCGGTATCGTCAACACAACTATCTCGGCATCCGCTCACTTAACCTCCACCATTCTCGAGTTTGCTTCAGCTGTAGAAGAAGGCAAGCTGGCCTTGCAGGCAGGTGGATACAAAGTCCTGGTGAAATCTATGGTGTTGTGTTCTGATAAAGCCTGTATTCAAACCCAGGCGTCCACACAAGCAGCTACCACACGGCCAAATGATGCTGCTAGAATATTCTATGTAAAGTTCGGGCTGCTTGGAGTACTTGTTTTCTCCTTCCTGTTCCAATATAGTTTTTCGTGA
- the LOC137993593 gene encoding fez family zinc finger protein 2-like, whose amino-acid sequence MTSRLKLPQKLDLGYISGSAGLLVKKTSAKIQQEQTNTESYSLGGFPTRPDTMPKSFLIRLRGKGTSNSVTQRVRQEEKILNDDRAPLIRVPHNNFCLTNQNATKLLNSASLTKSAFPKIQASLEDMKIPLATQNVKSVENRKLQATGGLQPIVTPQSNADQTFTCDTCHKLFCTPHGLEVHVRRSHAGIRPYGCATCSKTFSHFVSLAQHRKTHSTLKIFECNTCGKFFKRSSTLSTHMLIHADIRPFSCEYCGKRFHQKSDMKKHLLVHTGEKPHKCRHCGKCFSQSSNLITHSRKHLGFKPFACHKCGRAFYRKVDLRRHSHVHKPGARGNKKKFEDFSFGQARFISPPAH is encoded by the exons ATGACCAGCAGGTTGAAACTGCCTCAAAAACTCGACCTAGGGTACATAAGCGGATCAGCTGGACTGCTTGTCAAAAAGACTTCCGCAAAGATCCAACAAGAGCAAACTAACACGGAAAGTTATTCACTCGGAGGATTTCCCACTCGGCCCGACACCATGCCGAAATCTTTCTTGATTCGATTACGTGGTAAAGGAACCAGCAATAGCGTGACCCAAAGAGTGAGACAAG AGGAAAAAATTCTTAACGACGACAGGGCTCCCCTCATACGCGTGCCACACAATAACTTCTGTTTGACAAACCAGAATGCTACAAAATTGTTAAACTCCGCGAGTTTGACAAAAAGTGCGTTTCCTAAAATTCAAGCTTCGTTGGAGGACATGAAAATTCCACTTGCCACCCAAAACGTGAAGAGCGTGGAAAACCGAAAACTCCAAGCTACAGGTGGTCTACAGCCAATTGTAACACCGCAGAGTAATGCAGATCAGACGTTCACTTGCGACACGTGCCACAAGCTATTTTGTACGCCGCATGGTTTGGAGGTGCACGTGCGACGATCACATGCAGGAATTCGTCCTTATGGGTGCGCCACATGCAGTAAGACCTTCAGTCATTTCGTAAGTCTCGCCCAGCACAGAAAAACACACTCCACTCTGAAGATATTTGAGTGCAATACGTGCGGCAAGTTCTTTAAACGATCCTCGACCTTGTCGACCCACATGTTGATACATGCCGATATAAGGCCTTTCTCCTGTGAGTATTGTGGAAAACGATTTCACCAAAAGTCGGACATGAAGAAACACTTGCTTGTCCACACAGGGGAAAAACCTCACAAATGCCGCCACTGTGGGAAGTGTTTCAGCCAGTCGTCCAATCTCATCACACACAGCCGAAAGCATCTCGGATTCAAGCCATTTGCTTGTCACAAATGTGGACGTGCGTTCTACCGCAAAGTGGATTTAAGGAGGCACAGTCATGTCCACAAACCAGGTGCTCGTGGCAACAAGAAAAAGTTCGAAGACTTTTCCTTTGGTCAGGCTAGATTCATTTCTCCTCCAGCTCATTAG